The following coding sequences lie in one Rutidosis leptorrhynchoides isolate AG116_Rl617_1_P2 chromosome 6, CSIRO_AGI_Rlap_v1, whole genome shotgun sequence genomic window:
- the LOC139855228 gene encoding disease resistance protein At4g27190-like, whose amino-acid sequence MDVVAPVVTPVVDSIMGVIKRHVGYVVSSTQNVNEMHTNIEELNAMARDMKTKEETNVANNLRVPEYVPTWLTEVKKIYEKVRNVPTGGTGCFNIKARYTAGKRSSDILKDIDRLKKQRSEIIWSDEQRPLGKVRSTIPYASDPVANDIDTQNVIKTSRELMFDDALKALEPNNKCQMIALCGMGGIGKTTMMEQLKKVAEDRRMFDWVLKVVIGENKNQINIQDAVAEYIGQPLTEKDKYTRAERLRKKFEGISEDGKKKILVILDDLWEEMDLKDIGLTTPLPKGFKLLLTSRKEKVCTTMGVETDSIFKIARLDEREAKNMFWQIARINPDRDRDLFRIGEDILKKCDGLPMAIKTIASTLKDDEDKETWENALDRIRDESSHYLKDIFVISYNNLKDDDEKAIFLLSGLFPDDHNIRIEDLTRYGWGLKLFNNLNSISKARRRVKACVGNLISSNLLIESDTRGCVKIHDLVRDFVLSNFSNVKQASLVNDDNISDQLRKDSYERLLLKCRGMVELPADFNHPNLALLSLMGRGEVSKSPEDFYTRMEKLRVVAYEGIYKPLLPRRLTTLRTLCLDSCKLLGDISFLGDLINLEVLSLAFCGISNLPSAIGNLKRLKLLDLTGCVNLRVDDGVFQSLDKLAELYIRNQPGNPVRFTEDSCEGLKMVSCNLITLELEFFRNILQPKNVSFKKLERFRISMGAQIKKFTFEKALKLVVSCEEILECKINELFERTEELELSVNGMSCLEDISKHPSQHSFCNLKLLEVYKCADLTSIFTVNVVSSLMKLESLTVSECPLLESLVNGESSGANNAIKFQKLKLLKLEKLPRFVSLCGGYQVSIDLPQLMELNMSSLPNVTSIFSENATEISATTQLLLKTEVLIPKLERLIINHMMDLKEIWCGITTTGSLEEVWNISMLREIEVISCDNMVNLFPRNPMRLLTHLQTLDVRYCSSIEVLFNIDLQGSIGNGDMV is encoded by the exons ATGGATGTTGTGGCTCCAGTTGTCACACCCGTTGTTGATTCTATAATGGGAGTCATTAAGCGACACGTAGGCTATGTGGTTTCCTCCACACAGAATGTTAATGAGATGCATACAAATATCGAGGAATTGAATGCCATGGCTCGTGATATGAAGACAAAGGAGGAGACGAATGTTGCAAACAATCTTAGGGTACCTGAATATGTACCAACATGGTTGAcagaagtaaaaaaaatatatgaaaaagTAAGAAATGTTCCAACTGGTGGAACTGGTTGCTTCAACATAAAGGCGAGATACACAGCAGGTAAACGGTCATCTGACATCCTCAAGGATATTGATCGTCTCAAGAAACAAAGATCTGAAATCATATGGAGTGATGAACAAAGGCCTCTTGGTAAAGTTCGCTCAACAATTCCTTATGCCTCTGATCCAGTTGCTAATGATATTGATACACAAAATGTTATCAAGACGAGTAGAGAGTTGATGTTCGATGATGCATTGAAAGCCCTCGAACCAAATAATAAGTGCCAAATGATAGCTCTGTGTGGGATGGGTGGTATAGGGAAGACCACGATGATGGAACAACTGAAAAAGGTTGCGGaggataggagaatgtttgattggGTGCTGAAGGTGGTTATCGGGGAAaacaaaaatcaaataaatatacaaGATGCTGTAGCAGAGTACATTGGTCAGCCTCTAACTGAAAAAGATAAATATACGAGGGCTGAGCGTCTTCGTAAGAAGTTTGAAGGGATTTCAGAAGATGGTAAAAAGAAGATACTGGTTATACTAGATGATCTTTGGGAGGAGATGGACCTCAAAGATATTGGGTTAACGACTCCCTTGCCAAAAGGTTTTAAATTGTTACTCACATCACGCAAGGAAAAAGTTTGCACTACAATGGGTGTCGAAACTGATTCTATTTTCAAAATTGCTCGCTTAGATGAACGTGAAGCGAAAAACATGTTCTGGCAAATTGCAAGAATAAATCCAGATCGTGATCGCGACCTCTTTAGGATCGGTGAGGATATTTTAAAGAAATGTGATGGTTTGCCCATGGCCATAAAAACCATTGCCTCTACTCTTAAAGATGATGAAGATAAGGAAACATGGGAAAATGCACTTGATCGTATCCGGGACGAAAGTTCTCATTACCTTAAAGATATTTTTGTGATTAGCTACAACAATCTCAAAGATGATGATGAGAAGGCAATTTTTCTTCTTAGTGGTTTGTTCCCTGATGACCATAATATTCGTATAGAGGACTTGACGAGGTATGGATGGGGGTTGAAGCTGTTTAATAATTTGAACAGTATTTCAAAAGCAAGACGTCGGGTGAAAGCTTGTGTTGGTAATCTCATAAGTTCAAACTTGTTGATTGAAAGTGATACCAGAGGATGTGTcaagattcatgatctcgtacgtgattttgttttaagcaattttTCAAATGTTAAGCAAGCTTCGCTTGTTAACGATGATAATATCTCAGATCAACTTAGAAAAGATTCGTacgaaagattattattaaagtGCCGAGGTATGGTTGAGCTTCCTGCAGATTTTAATCACCCGAACCTTGCACTTCTGAGCCTAATGGGCAGAGGGGAGGTAAGCAAGTCTCCAGAAGATTTTTATACAAGAATGGAGAAACTTCGAGTGGTGGCTTATGAGGGTATATATAAACCGTTGCTTCCGCGGCGCTTAACTACCCTTCGAACGTTATGTCTTGATTCATGCAAATTGTTGGGCGATATCTCTTTCCTCGGAGATCTTATTAATTTGGAAGTACTCAGTTTGGCTTTTTGTGGCATCTCGAATCTACCATCTGCCATAGGGAATCTAAAAAGGCTGAAGTTACTAGATTTGACCGGATGTGTTAACCTTCGTGTTGATGATGGCGTCTTTCAAAGTTTAGACAAACTTGCAGAGCTCTATATCAGAAATCAACCTGGAAACCCTGTTAGGTTTACAGAAGATAGTTGTGAAGGGCTCAAGATGGTTTCATGTAACCTCATTACATTAGAATTAGAATTCTTCAGAAATATTCTGCAGCCGAAGAATGTGTCCTTTAAGAAACTTGAAAGGTTTAGGATATCTATGGGTGCTCAAATTAAAAAGTTCACTTTTGAAAAAGCATTAAAACTTGTTGTTAGCTGTGAAGAGATTCTAGAATGCAAAATAAATGAGCTGTTTGAGAGAACAGAGGAACTTGAATTAAGTGTGAATGGAATGAGTTGTCTTGAAGATATTTcgaagcatccttctcaacattccTTTTGCAATTTAAAGCTCCTTGAAGTTTATAAATGTGCTGACTTGACAAGCATCTTCACAGTTAATGTGGTAAGTAGTCTGATGAAATTGGAGAGCCTAACAGTATCAGAGTGTCCTCTTCTTGAatcacttgtaaatggtgagagtAGTGGAGCTAATAACGCGATTAAGTTTCAAAAGCTAAAgcttttgaaattggagaaattacCAAGGTTTGTAAGTTTGTGTGGTGGTTACCAAGTCTCTATAGATCTTCCCCAACTTATGGAGTTAAATATGTCTAGCCTTCCAAATGTGACTAGTATTTTTTCTGAAAATGCTACTGAAATTTCTGCGACAACGCAACTACTCCTGAAAACAGAG GTTCTGATTCCAAAGTTGGAGAGATTGATAATCAATCATATGATGGATTTGAAGGAGATATGGTGTGGTATTACTACTACGGGTAGTTTGGAGGAAGTTTGGAATATTTCCATGTTGAGAGAGATTGAAGTGATTAGTTGTGATAACATGGTGAATCTTTTTCCAAGGAATCCAATGCGATTACTCACTCATTTACAAACTCTTGATGTTAGATATTGTAGTTCCATTGAAGTGTTATTCAACATAGACTTGCAGGGAAGTATTGGTAATGGAGATATGGTGTGA